One Telluria mixta DNA window includes the following coding sequences:
- a CDS encoding YbjP/YqhG family protein — MLIHKGNFLKFILASLLLVCLASSAAAVRAPEAVATEFYGWYLQTLDADQDPLSDRYDRLNAYVAKPLVDQLVKRLLEKTLQPGDYFLQSSRIHGAWLRGHVQAVTLRRQARSADVLVTLDGDGDAKHDVVLTMVLDNGAWKIRHVNRAALESSASQPII, encoded by the coding sequence ATGTTGATTCATAAAGGAAATTTCCTAAAGTTCATTCTGGCCAGCCTGCTGCTGGTCTGTCTCGCGTCTTCCGCAGCGGCAGTGCGCGCACCGGAAGCCGTGGCGACGGAATTCTATGGCTGGTACCTGCAGACGCTGGACGCCGATCAGGATCCCCTGAGCGACCGCTACGACCGTCTGAATGCATACGTCGCGAAGCCCCTCGTCGACCAGCTGGTGAAGCGCCTGCTGGAGAAGACCCTCCAGCCGGGCGACTACTTCCTGCAATCGTCCCGCATCCACGGCGCCTGGCTGCGCGGGCACGTGCAGGCCGTCACCCTGCGCCGCCAGGCGCGCAGCGCGGACGTCCTCGTCACGCTCGATGGGGACGGCGACGCGAAGCATGACGTGGTGTTGACGATGGTGCTGGACAACGGCGCGTGGAAGATCCGCCACGTGAACCGCGCGGCACTCGAAAGTTCCGCCAGCCAGCCCATCATTTGA